TTTGCAAAATCACCTGTATTGCCATCTCCGGCGGTGGTGACGACCAGGCGGACCTCACGTTGGCGTTCGGACAGTTCCACATCAAAACACCAGGTGCGGAGGGTATCCCTGCAGAGTTTGG
This is a stretch of genomic DNA from Pontiella agarivorans. It encodes these proteins:
- a CDS encoding NPCBM/NEW2 domain-containing protein, translating into MELSERQREVRLVVTTAGDGNTGDFANWVNAGFIKK